A section of the Anaerohalosphaeraceae bacterium genome encodes:
- a CDS encoding TrpB-like pyridoxal phosphate-dependent enzyme produces MTRKILLHEKDIPRKWYNIAADLPTPPLPPLTPDGKPVTPDMLAPVFPMNLIEQEVSTQRWIDIPEEILDILYQWRPTPLRRAERLERYLGTPAKIYYKDESVSPPGSHKPNTAVPQAWYNKQFGIKRLTTETGAGQWGSALAFACQLVGLECKVFMVRISFDQKPFRKLMMQVWGAKCVASPSTETKAGRDILAKTPDTPGSLGIAISEAIEQAVTDPTGKTRYSLGSVLNHVMLHQTIIGLEAKAQLKSIGEKLPDVVIGCAGGGSNFAGLAFPFTLDKINGTEMEIIPVEPTACPTLTRGPFAYDFGDTAGTTPLLAMFTLGHAFVPPPIHAGGLRYHGMAPLVCQCVVEGLHKPRAIDQVECYEAAMTWARTEGFICAPETSHAVACAIQEAKKAKEEGKEKVILFNYSGHGLMDLTGYDAYMSGKLKPYALPDEELAKTEACLKDYPKAEMRKSGKW; encoded by the coding sequence ATGACTCGAAAGATTTTGCTTCATGAAAAAGACATACCTCGAAAGTGGTACAACATCGCCGCCGACCTGCCGACTCCGCCGCTGCCGCCCCTGACACCCGACGGAAAACCCGTCACTCCGGATATGCTGGCTCCGGTTTTTCCGATGAATCTCATTGAGCAGGAGGTCAGCACCCAGCGGTGGATTGATATCCCCGAGGAGATTCTGGATATCCTTTATCAATGGCGTCCGACTCCGCTGCGGCGGGCGGAACGCCTTGAGCGGTATCTGGGCACCCCGGCCAAAATCTATTACAAGGATGAAAGCGTCAGCCCGCCCGGCAGCCACAAACCCAACACGGCCGTTCCTCAGGCCTGGTACAACAAACAGTTCGGCATCAAGCGTCTCACAACCGAAACCGGAGCCGGACAATGGGGGTCTGCTTTGGCCTTTGCCTGTCAGTTAGTAGGCCTTGAATGCAAGGTTTTTATGGTTCGCATCAGTTTCGACCAAAAACCCTTCCGAAAACTGATGATGCAGGTCTGGGGGGCCAAATGCGTGGCCAGCCCCAGCACCGAAACAAAGGCAGGACGCGACATCCTCGCCAAGACCCCGGATACGCCGGGCAGTCTGGGGATTGCCATTTCTGAAGCCATTGAACAGGCCGTCACAGACCCGACCGGAAAGACCCGATACTCGCTCGGCAGCGTCCTCAATCACGTGATGCTGCATCAGACCATCATCGGACTGGAGGCCAAAGCCCAGCTCAAGAGTATTGGCGAGAAGCTGCCGGATGTCGTAATCGGCTGTGCAGGCGGCGGAAGCAATTTTGCCGGTCTGGCCTTTCCGTTTACCCTCGATAAGATCAACGGAACCGAAATGGAGATTATTCCCGTCGAACCGACCGCCTGCCCGACCCTGACCCGCGGCCCGTTTGCCTATGACTTTGGCGATACAGCCGGCACCACTCCGCTGCTGGCGATGTTTACGCTCGGACATGCCTTTGTGCCTCCGCCCATCCACGCCGGCGGTCTCCGTTATCACGGAATGGCCCCGCTGGTCTGTCAGTGTGTTGTCGAAGGCCTCCACAAGCCGCGGGCCATTGATCAGGTCGAATGCTACGAAGCCGCGATGACCTGGGCCAGAACCGAGGGATTTATCTGCGCCCCGGAAACCTCACACGCCGTCGCCTGTGCCATCCAGGAAGCCAAAAAAGCCAAAGAAGAAGGCAAAGAAAAAGTCATCCTCTTCAACTACAGCGGCCACGGTCTGATGGACCTGACCGGCTACGACGCCTACATGTCCGGCAAACTCAAACCGTACGCACTGCCCGATGAAGAACTTGCAAAGACAGAGGCGTGCCTGAAAGATTATCCCAAAGCCGAAATGCGAAAATCCGGCAAGTGGTAA
- a CDS encoding Trp family transcriptional regulator has translation MAGNIKQAEQSGFEGLVEALCHIRLPEEMKQFLAEILTPAELHDLSLRWQLMRMLSERVPQRQIASDLKISLCKITRGSKILKNPDSITNRYLKKRSSQ, from the coding sequence ATGGCAGGCAACATCAAACAAGCGGAACAATCAGGATTCGAGGGACTTGTGGAGGCGCTCTGCCATATCCGCCTTCCGGAGGAAATGAAGCAGTTTTTGGCTGAAATTCTTACTCCCGCGGAACTTCACGACCTGTCTTTGCGATGGCAGCTGATGCGGATGCTCTCCGAAAGGGTCCCGCAAAGACAAATCGCCTCAGACCTGAAAATCAGTCTTTGCAAAATTACCCGAGGGTCAAAAATTCTCAAAAACCCTGATTCCATAACCAATCGTTATCTGAAAAAGAGGAGCAGCCAATGA
- the tgt gene encoding tRNA guanosine(34) transglycosylase Tgt, whose protein sequence is MRPFTVEAKDSQTAARCGQLRTEHGAVQTPAFMPVGTRGCVKGILPQQLRQTGAEIMLANTYHLLLRPGADVVESLGGLHRFSGWDGPILTDSGGYQIFSLSSLNRVDDDRVEFASHIDGSPVVLDAVIATQIQNRLGADIIMCFDECTPYPCPPDRLEKAVERTVRWAQWCRQAHQNPRQLLFGIVQGGTDLRLRRQCAEALVPMDFDGYAVGGLSVGEGHDALVQTTAFTAPLLPADRPRYLMGVGMPADIVAAVRAGIDMFDCVLPTRNGRNAFAFTENGPIRLRNSRWTQDSGPIEEDCPCPACQSFSKAAIRHFFNVGEMLGPILATLHNLTYYQRLMQTIRQRIRDGSFEAWSREFIERHRKDLQMEHSEITERKEGL, encoded by the coding sequence ATGAGACCATTTACTGTTGAAGCAAAGGATTCCCAAACGGCGGCTCGATGCGGACAGCTGCGGACGGAACACGGTGCGGTTCAGACACCGGCGTTTATGCCGGTGGGCACACGCGGCTGCGTCAAGGGCATTCTTCCTCAGCAGCTTCGCCAGACCGGGGCGGAAATCATGCTGGCCAATACGTATCATCTGCTGCTTCGGCCCGGGGCGGATGTGGTGGAATCTCTGGGCGGTCTGCACCGGTTTAGCGGCTGGGACGGGCCGATTTTGACGGACAGCGGCGGCTATCAGATTTTTTCGCTGAGCAGCCTGAACCGCGTGGACGACGACCGGGTTGAATTTGCCAGCCATATCGACGGGTCTCCGGTGGTCCTGGATGCAGTTATCGCCACGCAGATTCAAAACCGGCTCGGTGCGGATATCATTATGTGTTTTGACGAATGTACACCGTATCCGTGTCCGCCGGACCGTCTGGAAAAGGCGGTCGAGCGAACCGTTCGCTGGGCGCAGTGGTGCCGACAGGCCCATCAGAATCCGCGGCAGCTGCTGTTCGGAATTGTCCAGGGCGGGACGGATTTGCGGCTGCGCCGTCAGTGTGCTGAAGCCCTGGTTCCGATGGATTTTGACGGCTATGCCGTCGGAGGGCTGAGCGTGGGGGAAGGTCATGACGCTCTCGTGCAGACGACGGCCTTTACAGCCCCGCTGCTGCCGGCGGACCGTCCGCGGTACCTGATGGGAGTCGGTATGCCGGCGGACATTGTGGCAGCGGTGCGGGCCGGTATCGATATGTTTGACTGTGTTCTGCCCACCCGAAACGGACGCAATGCTTTTGCGTTTACGGAAAACGGACCGATTCGGCTCCGCAACAGCCGGTGGACGCAGGATTCCGGGCCGATTGAAGAAGACTGTCCCTGTCCGGCCTGCCAATCGTTTTCGAAAGCCGCAATCCGGCATTTTTTTAATGTGGGAGAAATGCTCGGGCCGATTCTTGCGACCCTGCACAATTTAACGTATTATCAGCGTCTGATGCAGACCATCCGTCAGAGGATTCGGGACGGTTCCTTTGAGGCATGGTCCAGAGAGTTTATTGAAAGACACAGAAAAGATTTGCAAATGGAACATTCGGAAATCACAGAGAGGAAGGAAGGCCTATGA
- a CDS encoding SpoIID/LytB domain-containing protein, with product MRQKNWIRILTAWLMLYAGCSRTPLPDVTSGMEEPEDRWMRVLLFGNLNECTVYSYGSLVIEDQQTAASVRFEKPYQTLLVRWDGEGFQVGDHRFQNDILIRTGSPFVFEVEQVPFRGHLRLVQNPEGNGFLAVNHVPLESYLQGVVPAEMHSYWEPEALKAQAIVCRTYSLYIKYRFGAGRLWDLKRTQANQVYNGVQAETRPTNLAVFETAGQVLVCPDSKGQWRLFPAYYSSICGGHTENSRNVFGDTVRTLEGVPCPFCRQTARADFYFWSGVLVDRKTLTERLVQRYPALSRLGEIEQIEPVRLSEYGRVTSVRLHGISGQTALLRGEDFRLTVDPSGRRLRSTIFTLRSTAAGFEFIDGRGFGHGVGLCQSGAQALARQGKTCREITDYYYPGSRIVQLAENG from the coding sequence GTGAGACAGAAGAACTGGATACGGATTCTGACGGCGTGGCTGATGCTGTATGCCGGCTGCAGCCGAACCCCTTTGCCGGATGTAACCAGCGGCATGGAGGAGCCTGAAGACCGCTGGATGCGGGTTTTGCTCTTTGGCAATTTGAATGAGTGCACGGTGTACAGTTACGGCAGTCTGGTCATTGAAGACCAGCAGACCGCTGCCAGCGTCCGCTTTGAAAAACCGTATCAGACCCTTTTGGTTCGATGGGACGGCGAAGGATTCCAGGTCGGCGACCATCGGTTTCAAAACGATATTCTGATTCGTACGGGAAGTCCGTTTGTTTTTGAAGTGGAGCAGGTTCCGTTTCGGGGACATCTGCGCCTGGTTCAGAACCCGGAGGGGAATGGGTTTCTGGCGGTCAATCATGTTCCGCTGGAATCCTATCTGCAGGGAGTGGTTCCGGCGGAGATGCATTCCTACTGGGAACCGGAGGCCTTAAAGGCCCAGGCAATTGTCTGCCGCACGTATTCGCTGTATATCAAATACCGATTCGGCGCCGGACGTCTTTGGGATTTGAAGCGTACCCAGGCCAATCAGGTCTATAACGGAGTGCAGGCGGAAACCAGACCGACGAATCTGGCGGTGTTTGAGACCGCCGGCCAGGTGCTGGTTTGCCCGGATTCAAAGGGGCAGTGGCGGCTTTTCCCGGCGTATTACAGCTCCATCTGCGGAGGGCATACGGAAAACAGCCGCAATGTCTTTGGAGACACCGTCAGGACGCTCGAAGGGGTTCCCTGTCCTTTTTGCCGGCAAACAGCCCGTGCAGACTTTTATTTCTGGAGCGGCGTTCTGGTGGACCGCAAAACCCTCACGGAACGGCTCGTTCAGCGGTATCCTGCCCTGTCTCGCCTGGGCGAAATTGAGCAGATTGAACCGGTGCGCCTCTCCGAGTATGGTCGAGTCACTTCTGTGCGTCTGCACGGCATCAGCGGCCAGACAGCTCTTCTGCGCGGGGAGGATTTTCGGCTGACCGTTGATCCGAGCGGACGGCGGCTCAGGAGTACGATATTTACCCTGCGGTCAACCGCGGCGGGCTTTGAATTTATCGACGGACGGGGATTCGGACACGGGGTAGGACTATGTCAGAGCGGAGCGCAGGCCCTGGCCCGTCAGGGGAAAACCTGTCGGGAAATTACTGACTATTATTATCCGGGCAGCCGGATTGTTCAGCTGGCAGAGAACGGATGA
- a CDS encoding rhomboid family intramembrane serine protease, translated as MYECWRMGLYDREYVRDSWGEGGTLRLGEAFRGWSVVKWLLVLNFVVFVLCISPTLGDFFFTWGAVWPETLLRSLQVWRLITYQFLHWDTMHFLFNMIVLYFFGPILEHQWGRRTFLRFYLVSGAAGGLVYILLVLLHLLPAGPMAGASGALNAVLMAVAILYPNMLVFIYGLIPVRIVFLVGIMIILSLLRFATGQNAGGEAAHLTGLAAGALYVLYKPWFTRFRLSRKKLNWQRRLEEERQFEAEVDRILEKVNREGIHSLTAKEKRTLQEATRREQMARRF; from the coding sequence TTGTATGAGTGTTGGCGGATGGGACTGTACGACCGAGAATATGTTCGGGATTCGTGGGGAGAAGGCGGGACTCTGCGTTTGGGCGAGGCCTTTCGAGGCTGGAGTGTTGTCAAATGGCTGCTGGTGCTGAATTTTGTTGTGTTTGTTCTTTGCATCTCGCCGACCCTCGGAGACTTCTTTTTTACCTGGGGAGCCGTTTGGCCTGAAACGCTTCTGCGCTCCCTGCAGGTCTGGCGGCTGATTACCTATCAGTTCCTCCACTGGGACACTATGCATTTTCTTTTCAATATGATTGTCCTGTATTTCTTTGGGCCGATTCTGGAGCACCAGTGGGGCCGCCGGACCTTCCTGCGGTTCTATCTGGTCAGCGGAGCCGCCGGCGGACTGGTCTATATCCTGCTGGTTCTCCTTCATCTCCTTCCGGCCGGACCGATGGCAGGGGCCTCCGGAGCTCTCAATGCCGTTCTGATGGCCGTGGCAATTCTCTACCCGAATATGCTCGTCTTTATTTATGGGCTGATTCCCGTCCGGATTGTGTTTTTGGTGGGAATTATGATTATCCTGAGTCTGCTGCGGTTTGCCACAGGTCAAAACGCCGGCGGAGAGGCCGCCCATCTCACAGGATTGGCTGCCGGCGCCCTGTATGTTCTCTACAAACCCTGGTTTACCAGGTTTCGACTTTCCCGGAAAAAACTGAATTGGCAGCGACGCCTTGAGGAAGAACGGCAGTTTGAAGCCGAAGTGGACCGCATTCTTGAGAAAGTCAACCGCGAAGGGATACACTCTCTGACCGCCAAAGAAAAACGCACTCTTCAGGAGGCAACCCGGCGAGAACAAATGGCCCGCCGTTTTTGA
- a CDS encoding cytochrome c biogenesis protein ResB — MYDAAGREIGSLPFDFRLEEFTITYYDSPSLRLFDKNTRQNLCTLPQIPEGPVELEGGLRLEVLQRYNNLQLRRQQGRAVPAEGPAQIRNPGFELKLLWPDGTEEYYYVWEQKDFWAPPFNRCIIAYSAPQMPRQYESRISLHRNGQSTVHSIRVNRPLVYGGYTFIQQSWGQDEKGYYSILGVVSNRGFPAVLTGYSLLMLGTAGHFWLIPLLHAFRKERHHSD, encoded by the coding sequence GTGTATGATGCCGCCGGCCGTGAAATCGGCTCTCTTCCTTTTGATTTCCGTTTAGAAGAGTTCACTATAACTTATTATGACTCGCCTTCTCTTCGCCTGTTCGACAAAAACACACGGCAGAATCTCTGCACTCTTCCGCAGATTCCGGAAGGGCCTGTCGAGCTGGAAGGGGGGCTCCGCCTCGAAGTGCTTCAGCGCTATAACAATCTTCAGCTGCGCCGTCAGCAGGGACGCGCCGTTCCGGCGGAAGGACCGGCTCAGATTCGAAATCCCGGTTTTGAACTCAAACTGCTCTGGCCGGACGGAACCGAGGAGTATTATTATGTCTGGGAACAAAAGGATTTCTGGGCGCCGCCTTTCAACCGCTGCATCATCGCTTATTCAGCCCCGCAAATGCCCAGACAGTATGAGAGCCGCATCAGCCTCCACCGGAACGGACAATCGACCGTTCATTCCATTCGGGTCAATCGCCCTCTGGTTTACGGCGGATACACCTTTATTCAGCAATCTTGGGGGCAAGATGAGAAAGGATATTACTCAATACTCGGTGTTGTGAGCAATCGCGGGTTTCCGGCTGTATTGACAGGATATTCTCTCCTGATGCTCGGTACAGCAGGACATTTTTGGCTGATTCCCCTTTTGCACGCATTCAGAAAGGAGCGGCACCATTCAGATTAA
- a CDS encoding RNA polymerase sigma factor, whose product MSEQPDIAELLEECRRGNPDALGRLVDMYSARCYGYFYRLTGNRDASEELLSELYIRLIEKIRTFEGGSFEKWLFTIASNLFRDRLRKQYRQKRLLEEQQRLAEIESEPPRELDGALSDRLQQGLNRLDAETAELIVLRFYGDLSFKELAEMRAEPIGTTLSKVHRGLKKLKEWMEQSNERKQTSA is encoded by the coding sequence AAATCCGGACGCACTGGGCCGGCTGGTGGATATGTACTCAGCCCGCTGCTATGGATACTTTTACCGTCTGACCGGCAACCGGGACGCCAGTGAAGAACTGCTCAGCGAGCTGTATATCCGGCTGATTGAGAAAATCAGGACGTTTGAAGGCGGCTCTTTTGAAAAATGGCTGTTTACCATCGCATCAAACCTGTTCCGGGACCGTTTGAGAAAACAGTATCGTCAAAAACGGCTTCTGGAGGAGCAGCAGCGTTTGGCCGAAATAGAATCCGAACCGCCTCGTGAACTCGACGGGGCCTTATCGGACCGTCTGCAGCAGGGATTAAACCGGCTGGATGCGGAAACAGCGGAATTGATAGTCTTGCGTTTTTACGGCGATTTGAGCTTCAAAGAATTGGCCGAAATGAGAGCAGAGCCCATCGGCACAACCCTTTCGAAAGTGCACAGAGGGCTCAAGAAACTGAAAGAATGGATGGAACAATCCAATGAAAGAAAACAGACATCAGCTTGA
- a CDS encoding DNA-directed RNA polymerase subunit alpha C-terminal domain-containing protein, protein MVSLAQAEMELFDKETSALTLEMIRQMWLSANSSERSRTALLEKARNSKNMTACGLAYLFCGQNTQAVSTLEKAPDSWQKYMGLGYAYRQLQEYEKAAAAFDKAVQYEADPMFAALEKAAAYRMAGDLDKAAQTLAAYSQMENISAEYHFQMGKLLDAQGDYEKAVQHYQTALEIDPSHAEARFALAYACDLRGDEETAVSLYQELIRQQPTHVNALLNLAVLYEDAGQYEQALRCVETVLRSHPNHPKARLFQKDISSSKVMVYDEEREKRKDRQNKILEIPISDFELSVRSRNCLKKMNIETLGDLLKTTEADLLSYKNFGETSLMEIKRILESKGLRLGMALEEKPVGAAEPPVVPGASPEVLSKSVDELELSVRARRAMTRLGVKTLLDLIGKTEAELLGCKNFGMTSLNEVKEKLSKYGLSLRKLE, encoded by the coding sequence ATGGTATCCCTTGCACAGGCAGAGATGGAACTATTTGACAAAGAGACATCAGCCCTTACGTTGGAGATGATTCGGCAAATGTGGCTTTCCGCCAATTCGAGCGAACGCTCTCGAACGGCCCTGCTGGAGAAAGCTCGGAACTCGAAAAATATGACGGCCTGCGGTCTGGCCTATCTTTTCTGCGGCCAGAACACACAAGCCGTCAGCACACTCGAAAAGGCCCCGGACAGTTGGCAGAAATATATGGGGCTTGGATATGCCTACCGGCAGCTTCAGGAATATGAAAAGGCCGCTGCTGCCTTTGACAAGGCCGTTCAATACGAAGCAGATCCGATGTTTGCGGCTCTGGAAAAAGCGGCGGCTTACCGAATGGCCGGCGACCTTGACAAGGCCGCCCAGACCCTTGCCGCCTACAGCCAGATGGAAAACATCAGTGCGGAATACCACTTTCAAATGGGCAAGCTGCTGGATGCACAGGGGGACTATGAAAAGGCCGTTCAGCATTACCAGACAGCCCTCGAAATCGACCCGTCCCATGCGGAAGCCCGTTTTGCGCTGGCTTACGCCTGCGACCTTCGGGGCGACGAAGAGACCGCGGTGTCGCTGTATCAGGAACTGATTCGACAGCAGCCGACTCATGTCAATGCCCTGCTGAATCTGGCGGTGCTGTATGAGGATGCCGGTCAGTATGAGCAGGCCCTTCGCTGTGTGGAGACAGTTCTCCGCTCGCATCCCAATCATCCCAAAGCCCGTCTGTTCCAAAAAGACATCTCCAGCTCCAAGGTGATGGTCTATGACGAGGAACGGGAGAAGCGCAAAGACCGGCAGAATAAGATTCTTGAAATTCCGATTTCCGACTTTGAGTTATCGGTTCGAAGCCGCAACTGTTTGAAGAAAATGAATATCGAAACCCTCGGAGACCTTCTGAAGACAACGGAGGCGGACCTGCTTTCGTATAAGAATTTCGGGGAAACTTCGCTGATGGAAATCAAGCGGATTCTGGAGTCAAAAGGCCTCCGTCTCGGGATGGCTCTGGAGGAAAAGCCGGTTGGAGCGGCCGAGCCCCCTGTTGTGCCCGGCGCCAGTCCGGAGGTTTTGTCCAAATCGGTGGATGAGCTCGAACTGTCAGTACGGGCTCGGCGAGCAATGACGCGTCTGGGCGTCAAAACGCTGCTGGACCTGATCGGAAAGACGGAAGCCGAGCTGCTCGGCTGCAAAAACTTCGGAATGACCAGTCTGAATGAGGTCAAGGAAAAACTCAGCAAGTACGGCCTCAGCCTCCGAAAGCTGGAATGA
- the yajC gene encoding preprotein translocase subunit YajC, which yields MKSIWMLAAAETPAEQTEVITAQPQTEGKTETSILEQKTAGEPGEGPDRPQPNPWVQMLPFFIILIVMYLLLFRGPRRKQQEHQKMVSSLKKNDRVRTIGGIYGTVVDVRPDEIVLKVDESTNTKIRVIPSAIATVITDEKK from the coding sequence ATGAAATCGATATGGATGCTGGCCGCCGCCGAAACGCCGGCGGAGCAGACGGAAGTCATCACCGCCCAGCCTCAGACAGAGGGCAAAACGGAGACCTCGATACTGGAACAGAAAACCGCCGGTGAGCCGGGCGAGGGGCCGGACAGGCCTCAGCCGAATCCGTGGGTTCAGATGCTGCCGTTTTTCATCATTCTGATTGTGATGTATCTGCTGCTGTTTCGAGGCCCCCGACGCAAACAGCAGGAACATCAAAAAATGGTGTCTTCTCTGAAGAAAAATGACCGCGTCCGAACCATCGGCGGCATCTACGGAACGGTGGTGGATGTGCGGCCGGATGAAATCGTTCTGAAAGTGGATGAGTCCACCAATACGAAAATCCGGGTGATTCCGTCGGCCATTGCCACGGTGATTACAGACGAAAAGAAATAA
- the ccsA gene encoding cytochrome c biogenesis protein CcsA produces the protein MRRLFWTAGCIASAAAWLFHWLGAFGFPLQTMFEIFLTLAMLLGPLSWFCRRWLGMTDPLSEFAEGLLGFCILFPAGFVFPEHPRPLPPALQSPFFIPHVGTYMFAYILLAQAAVQAAGGLFAAPVQREYRACRLVRLAFPFLTMGLILGSIWAKIAWGDWWSWDPKELWSLACWLLYLAYFHWRAAFGVRFVKSNLWMILVGFLAVLCTLLWVNLSAVFKGLHNYAA, from the coding sequence ATGCGCCGATTGTTCTGGACGGCCGGCTGCATTGCCTCGGCCGCTGCCTGGCTCTTCCATTGGCTGGGGGCCTTCGGATTTCCGCTCCAGACTATGTTTGAAATCTTTCTGACCCTCGCAATGCTTCTCGGTCCGTTATCCTGGTTTTGCCGACGATGGCTGGGGATGACAGACCCGCTTTCTGAATTTGCCGAAGGCCTGCTCGGTTTCTGCATCTTGTTTCCCGCCGGATTCGTTTTTCCGGAACACCCGCGTCCGTTGCCGCCGGCCCTGCAAAGCCCTTTTTTTATCCCGCACGTGGGAACGTATATGTTTGCGTACATCCTGCTGGCCCAGGCAGCCGTTCAGGCGGCAGGGGGGCTTTTTGCTGCCCCTGTCCAGCGAGAATACCGGGCCTGCCGATTGGTGCGTTTGGCCTTTCCTTTTTTGACAATGGGACTGATTCTCGGCAGCATCTGGGCCAAAATCGCCTGGGGAGATTGGTGGAGCTGGGACCCCAAAGAACTCTGGTCTTTGGCCTGCTGGCTGCTCTATCTGGCCTATTTTCATTGGCGGGCCGCTTTTGGTGTTCGTTTCGTAAAAAGCAACTTGTGGATGATTCTTGTCGGATTCTTGGCGGTCCTCTGCACCCTGCTTTGGGTCAATCTGTCCGCTGTCTTCAAGGGGCTGCACAATTACGCCGCCTGA